The following proteins come from a genomic window of Andrena cerasifolii isolate SP2316 chromosome 6, iyAndCera1_principal, whole genome shotgun sequence:
- the LOC143370176 gene encoding uncharacterized protein LOC143370176 isoform X2: MEKIRTLILPDEFASLKVAKSTLEFIRLEGDLQDRCRLQRVLARLDSQRLNLSGFPNILKVRAAEVKDDFPTRHSWDSYFRDAKHMNELKPGERPDCLHVTGLPVKWFTEDGATVPSEPLVAKIFKKWGTLRRIDVPAADPYRCRMRLGTNINKFSYEDGIFFEAYIQYVEYMDFVRAMDALRGMKLLKKEGENAFTAAIKITFDKTKHMSDSTIAHREFERKRLIAQDTIAAERIRRKEEAEEKRREELKKKEEADANAKENRRQKREEKRKRKVLTIFRKKEEDKVSMKIAREGQKLIKAQRQLESIRLLDELFDRIKIKVENNEIKIDDVSNTDARKEDKKNIKADGAVQLLSSDEDTKDGKKDKKLKKSKKKKSKKEKKKKKRKKGKESEHSASASENSGAEEQTKKLKSVLKQNVAYPSSSTASGPLESLPYPSIYPRFPQPWYYEAALPMIYPALSRGMPRGGRFPRGRGRGLLWRNAGNARALHTFNPHLYNEQYYKYFAHLVGQDYHSFEYRSSRSFSRSRSRSKSRTRSKSRSRSRSKSRSPSRSRGRSRSRSRSKSRSKSKSRSRRRSRSKSRSRSRRRRGRSKSRSKSSTRVKSRSRRSRSRRKSRSTSRSKSWNNTRNRYKRRRDRSASKVKITRAKSRSTSPKRRSRSRTWSMPKSPGRRSCSWSKGVDPVNDKVDSDKSVPAEQAEAVSNKQAPETSQLENITSD, encoded by the exons ATGGAGAAGATACGTACCCTTATACTACCGGACGAGTTTGCGTCTCTGAAGGTAGCCAAGAGTACGCTGGAGTTTATCAGATTGGAAGGAGACTTGCAAGACAGATGCAGGCTGCAGCGCGTGCTCGCGAGGCTCGACTCGCAGCGTTTGAATCTGTCCGGATTTCCAAACATTTTGAAGGTTCGCGCGGCGGAGGTGAAGGATGACTTTCCCACCAGACACAGTTGGGATTCTTACTTCAGAGACGCCAAGCACATGAACGAACTCAAGCCCGGAGAGAGGCCAGATTGCCTGCACGTAACGGGCTTGCCCGTTAAGTGGTTTACAGAAGACGGCGCAACTGTGCCTAGCGAACCCCTGGTAGCGAAAATCTTTAAGAAATGGGGGACGCTTAGAAGAATTGATGTACCTGCTGCTGATCCTTATAGATGTAGGATGCGCCTTGGCACAAATATAAATAAGTTTAGTTACGAAGATGGGATATTTTTTGAGGCATATATTCAATATGTTGAATATATGGATTTCGTTAGAGCTATGGATGCGCTGCGCGGCATGAAACTACTTAAAAAAGAAGGAGAGAATGCATTCACGGCCGCCATTAAG ATCACTTTTGATAAAACAAAGCACATGAGTGATAGCACTATTGCTCATAGAGAATTCGAGAGGAAGCGTCTTATAGCACAGGATACAATAGCAGCCGAAAGGATTCGTAGGAAAGAGGAAGCTGAAGAGAAGCGCCGCGAAGAGCTAAA gaaaaaggaggaggctGATGCAAACGCGAAAGAAAACCGACGGCAAAAAAGAGAGGAGAAACGGAAACGGAAGGTTCTCACTATATTTCgtaaaaaagaagaagataaaGTGTCGATGAAAATTGCCAGAGAGgggcagaaattaataaaagcaCAAAGGCAACTAGAGAGCATTCGTCTACTGGACGAATTATTCGACAGAATAAAG ataaaagtggaaaataatgaaattaaaatagatGATGTGTCTAATACGGACGCAAGGAAGGAggataagaaaaatattaaagcaGATGGTGCCGTTCAGTTATTGAGTTCAGACGAAGATACGAAGGATGGGAAGAAagataagaaacttaaaaaatcgaaaaagaagaagtcgaagaaagagaagaaaaag AAGAAACGTAAGAAGGGAAAGGAGTCTGAGCACTCCGCAAGTGCGAGCGAGAACTCGGGCGCAGAAGAGCagacaaaaaagttgaaaagtgttttaaaacAAAACGTAGCATATCCGTCTTCGTCAACTG CTTCTGGCCCCTTAGAATCTCTCCCCTACCCGTCCATATATCCACGCTTTCCACAGCCGTGGTACTACGAGGCAGCACTGCCCATGATCTATCCCGCTCTGTCCAGAGGCATGCCCAGGGGTGGGCGTTTTCCACGCGGGAGAGGCAGAGGGCTTCTGTGGCGTAATGCCGGAAATGCTCGCGCGCTTCACACCTTCAATCCTCACTTGTACAACGAGCAGTATTACAAGTATTTTGCTCACTTGGTTGGTCAGGATTATCATTCATTCGAATACAGGAGTTCACGGTCGTTCAGCAGATCCAGGTCAAGATCAAAGTCAAGGACGAGATCGAAGTCGAGGTCAAGGTCACGGTCGAAATCCAGGTCTCCTTCCAGATCACGCGGTAGATCGAGATCGCGATCGAGATCAAAGTCGAGGAGTAAATCGAAGTCACGAAGTCGACGACGCAGCAGAAGCAAAAGCAGATCCCGCTcgagaagacgacgaggaagatCGAAGTCGCGGTCGAAATCTTCCACGAGGGTGAAGTCTCGGTCTCGTCGGTCGCGGTCCAGGAGGAAATCTCGTTCGACCAGTCGCTCCAAGTCCTGGAATAATACAAGAAATCGCTACAAACGTAGGCGGGACCGATCGGCATCGAAGGTGAAGATCACGAGGGCGAAGTCACGCAGCACATCACCGAAGAGAAGATCTCGAAGCAGGACCTGGTCCATGCCAAAGTCTCCCGGCAGAAGAAGCTGCTCCTGGTCGAAGGGTGTGGATCCTGTCAACGACAAAGTGGACTCTGACAAATCGGTGCCCGCGGAGCAAGCGGAAGCGGTCTCGAACAAACAAGCGCCAGAAACTTCTCAACTGGAAAACATAACATCCGACTGA
- the Pins gene encoding G-protein-signaling modulator pins isoform X1 yields MSLSASTGNLSSEGQNSERWNMCLELALEGERLCKAGDCKSGVAFFQAAIQVGTDDLRILSAIYSQLGNAYFYLGDYVKAMQYHKEDLTLARKMGDKLGEAKSSGNLGNTLKVMGKFDEAMICCKRHLEISREIGDKLSEGRALYNLGNVYHAKGKQAGRVGHQDPGEFSEDVRQCLQQAVRYYEENLELMKELEDSAAQGRACGNLGNTFYLLGDFQQAIYYHNERLKIAKEFGDKAAERRANSNLGNSHIFLGEFEKAAQHYKRTLVLAQELRDREVEAQACYSLGNTYTLLRDYPTAIEYHLWHLEIAQQLKDRVGEGRACWSLGNAYAAMGNHEKALHYAKLHLNISKELEDPMGQATAQMNVDDLQKLLGLEKGQHENNKENIGHKLSTNIGSNFNMSSPCRYRLRRQSMDNLDLIKLTPDAKLKEQAESQTEKSNNITQKEEDSFFDLLSRFQSGRMDDQRCALNTNRSQKFRAITPEVCESEDQDGEDLLELIAGMQSKRMDEQRVTLPYLPGLNSNQDADDSFIEMLVRCQGSRLEDQRSPLPAASTVQDAEEEHSQRANGTQAGSTVPEEDLFALIQRLQAGRMEDQRASGPGKMC; encoded by the exons ATGTCCCTGAGCGCGAGCACGGGAAACTTATCGTCGGAAGGGCAA AATAGTGAAAGGTGGAACATGTGCCTCGAATTGGCACTGGAGGGCGAGCGCCTGTGTAAAGCTGGAGATTGCAAATCTGGCGTGGCGTTCTTCCAAGCCGCGATTCAAGTTGGTACCGATGACTTACGGATATTGAGTGCAATTTATAGCCAGTTAGGAAACGCGTATTTCTACCTCGGAGATTACGTGAAAGCGATGCAGTACCATAAAGAGGATTTGACGCTCGCGCGCAAAATGGGAGACAAATTGGGAGAAGCTAAATCCAGCGGGAACTTGGGAAACACATTGAAAGTTATGGGAAAGTTCGACGAGGCTATGATCTGTTGTAAGAGACACTTAGAGATCTCAAGAGAAATCGGAGATAAGCTCAGCGAAGGAAGAGCTTTATACAATTTGGGAAATGTTTATCACGCTAAAGGAAAACAGGCTGGTAGAGTAGGTCACCAAGATCCTGGAGAATTTTCCGAGGATGTCAGGCAGTGTCTGCAACAAGCCGTAAGGTATTACGAAGAGAATTTGGAGCTGATGAAGGAATTAGAAGATTCCGCGGCACAAGGCAGAGCCTGTGGAAATCTAGGGAATACATTTTACCTGTTGGGTGATTTTCAACAAGCAATTTATTATCACAACGAGAGATTAAAAATTGCCAAGGAATTTGGCGACAAGGCTGCTGAAAGGAGGGCAAACAGCAACTTGGGAAACTCTCATATATTTCTTGGTGAATTTGAAAAAGCTGCGCAACATTACAAGAGAACTCTAGTCCTTGCGCAAGAATTAAGGGATAGAGAGGTAGAGGCACAAGCATGCTATTCTCTGGGGAATACATATACTCTCCTTCGGGACTATCCAACAGCGATAGAATACCACTTGTGGCATCTTGAAATAGCACAGCAGCTTAAAGATCGAGTAGGCGAAGGTCGTGCCTGTTGGTCTTTAGGTAATGCCTACGCAGCAATGGGGAACCATGAAAAGGCACTGCACTATGCCAAACTGCACTTAAACATTTCGAAAGAACTCGAAGATCCAATGGGGCAAGCTACGGCACAAATGAACGTTGATGACTTACAAAAACTTTTGGGATTGGAGAAAGGACAACAcgagaataataaagaaaatatcggGCACAAACTTTCAACCAATATAGGATCAAATTTTAATATGTCTTCACCGTGTAGATATAGACTTAGACGGCAGAGTATGGATAACTTGGATCTTATCAAA CTTACACCAGATGCAAAGTTAAAAGAGCAAGCCGAATCCCAGACAGAGAAAAGTAATAACATAACGCAAAAAGAAGAAGATAGTTTCTTTGATCTTCTTTCTCGCTTCCAATCCGGTCGAATGGACGACCAACGTTGCGCGTTAAACACAAATCGCAGTCAGAAGTTTAGAGCGATTACACCCGAAGTATGCGAATCGGAGGATCA GGATGGCGAAGACTTGTTAGAGCTAATTGCTGGAATGCAAAGTAAAAGAATGGACGAGCAACGAGTAACGCTGCCTTATTTACCTGGCCTTAACAGCAACCAAGATGCGGACGATTCGTTCATCGAAATGCTCGTCAGGTGCCAG GGTTCGCGTTTGGAGGACCAGCGAAGTCCTTTACCCGCGGCGTCAACAGTGCAAGATGCTGAGGAGGAGCACAGCCAAAGAGCTAATGGAACACAGGCGGGATCGACGGTTCCCGAGGAAGATCTTTTCGCTTTAATTCAGAGGCTTCAGGCGGGCCGAATGGAAGATCAAAGAGCTTCAGGCCCCGGTAAAATgtgttaa
- the Pins gene encoding G-protein-signaling modulator pins isoform X2 gives MCLELALEGERLCKAGDCKSGVAFFQAAIQVGTDDLRILSAIYSQLGNAYFYLGDYVKAMQYHKEDLTLARKMGDKLGEAKSSGNLGNTLKVMGKFDEAMICCKRHLEISREIGDKLSEGRALYNLGNVYHAKGKQAGRVGHQDPGEFSEDVRQCLQQAVRYYEENLELMKELEDSAAQGRACGNLGNTFYLLGDFQQAIYYHNERLKIAKEFGDKAAERRANSNLGNSHIFLGEFEKAAQHYKRTLVLAQELRDREVEAQACYSLGNTYTLLRDYPTAIEYHLWHLEIAQQLKDRVGEGRACWSLGNAYAAMGNHEKALHYAKLHLNISKELEDPMGQATAQMNVDDLQKLLGLEKGQHENNKENIGHKLSTNIGSNFNMSSPCRYRLRRQSMDNLDLIKLTPDAKLKEQAESQTEKSNNITQKEEDSFFDLLSRFQSGRMDDQRCALNTNRSQKFRAITPEVCESEDQDGEDLLELIAGMQSKRMDEQRVTLPYLPGLNSNQDADDSFIEMLVRCQGSRLEDQRSPLPAASTVQDAEEEHSQRANGTQAGSTVPEEDLFALIQRLQAGRMEDQRASGPGKMC, from the exons ATGTGCCTCGAATTGGCACTGGAGGGCGAGCGCCTGTGTAAAGCTGGAGATTGCAAATCTGGCGTGGCGTTCTTCCAAGCCGCGATTCAAGTTGGTACCGATGACTTACGGATATTGAGTGCAATTTATAGCCAGTTAGGAAACGCGTATTTCTACCTCGGAGATTACGTGAAAGCGATGCAGTACCATAAAGAGGATTTGACGCTCGCGCGCAAAATGGGAGACAAATTGGGAGAAGCTAAATCCAGCGGGAACTTGGGAAACACATTGAAAGTTATGGGAAAGTTCGACGAGGCTATGATCTGTTGTAAGAGACACTTAGAGATCTCAAGAGAAATCGGAGATAAGCTCAGCGAAGGAAGAGCTTTATACAATTTGGGAAATGTTTATCACGCTAAAGGAAAACAGGCTGGTAGAGTAGGTCACCAAGATCCTGGAGAATTTTCCGAGGATGTCAGGCAGTGTCTGCAACAAGCCGTAAGGTATTACGAAGAGAATTTGGAGCTGATGAAGGAATTAGAAGATTCCGCGGCACAAGGCAGAGCCTGTGGAAATCTAGGGAATACATTTTACCTGTTGGGTGATTTTCAACAAGCAATTTATTATCACAACGAGAGATTAAAAATTGCCAAGGAATTTGGCGACAAGGCTGCTGAAAGGAGGGCAAACAGCAACTTGGGAAACTCTCATATATTTCTTGGTGAATTTGAAAAAGCTGCGCAACATTACAAGAGAACTCTAGTCCTTGCGCAAGAATTAAGGGATAGAGAGGTAGAGGCACAAGCATGCTATTCTCTGGGGAATACATATACTCTCCTTCGGGACTATCCAACAGCGATAGAATACCACTTGTGGCATCTTGAAATAGCACAGCAGCTTAAAGATCGAGTAGGCGAAGGTCGTGCCTGTTGGTCTTTAGGTAATGCCTACGCAGCAATGGGGAACCATGAAAAGGCACTGCACTATGCCAAACTGCACTTAAACATTTCGAAAGAACTCGAAGATCCAATGGGGCAAGCTACGGCACAAATGAACGTTGATGACTTACAAAAACTTTTGGGATTGGAGAAAGGACAACAcgagaataataaagaaaatatcggGCACAAACTTTCAACCAATATAGGATCAAATTTTAATATGTCTTCACCGTGTAGATATAGACTTAGACGGCAGAGTATGGATAACTTGGATCTTATCAAA CTTACACCAGATGCAAAGTTAAAAGAGCAAGCCGAATCCCAGACAGAGAAAAGTAATAACATAACGCAAAAAGAAGAAGATAGTTTCTTTGATCTTCTTTCTCGCTTCCAATCCGGTCGAATGGACGACCAACGTTGCGCGTTAAACACAAATCGCAGTCAGAAGTTTAGAGCGATTACACCCGAAGTATGCGAATCGGAGGATCA GGATGGCGAAGACTTGTTAGAGCTAATTGCTGGAATGCAAAGTAAAAGAATGGACGAGCAACGAGTAACGCTGCCTTATTTACCTGGCCTTAACAGCAACCAAGATGCGGACGATTCGTTCATCGAAATGCTCGTCAGGTGCCAG GGTTCGCGTTTGGAGGACCAGCGAAGTCCTTTACCCGCGGCGTCAACAGTGCAAGATGCTGAGGAGGAGCACAGCCAAAGAGCTAATGGAACACAGGCGGGATCGACGGTTCCCGAGGAAGATCTTTTCGCTTTAATTCAGAGGCTTCAGGCGGGCCGAATGGAAGATCAAAGAGCTTCAGGCCCCGGTAAAATgtgttaa
- the LOC143370176 gene encoding uncharacterized protein LOC143370176 isoform X1: MSDGKKVGENSSSEVVNQFRSCRDLSDIVPLYTPRALYLKPVAKINVSVNLPQLKVPGKTISTWEVMEKIRTLILPDEFASLKVAKSTLEFIRLEGDLQDRCRLQRVLARLDSQRLNLSGFPNILKVRAAEVKDDFPTRHSWDSYFRDAKHMNELKPGERPDCLHVTGLPVKWFTEDGATVPSEPLVAKIFKKWGTLRRIDVPAADPYRCRMRLGTNINKFSYEDGIFFEAYIQYVEYMDFVRAMDALRGMKLLKKEGENAFTAAIKITFDKTKHMSDSTIAHREFERKRLIAQDTIAAERIRRKEEAEEKRREELKKKEEADANAKENRRQKREEKRKRKVLTIFRKKEEDKVSMKIAREGQKLIKAQRQLESIRLLDELFDRIKIKVENNEIKIDDVSNTDARKEDKKNIKADGAVQLLSSDEDTKDGKKDKKLKKSKKKKSKKEKKKKKRKKGKESEHSASASENSGAEEQTKKLKSVLKQNVAYPSSSTASGPLESLPYPSIYPRFPQPWYYEAALPMIYPALSRGMPRGGRFPRGRGRGLLWRNAGNARALHTFNPHLYNEQYYKYFAHLVGQDYHSFEYRSSRSFSRSRSRSKSRTRSKSRSRSRSKSRSPSRSRGRSRSRSRSKSRSKSKSRSRRRSRSKSRSRSRRRRGRSKSRSKSSTRVKSRSRRSRSRRKSRSTSRSKSWNNTRNRYKRRRDRSASKVKITRAKSRSTSPKRRSRSRTWSMPKSPGRRSCSWSKGVDPVNDKVDSDKSVPAEQAEAVSNKQAPETSQLENITSD, from the exons ATGAGCGATGGTAAAAAGGTAGGTGAAAATTCCAGTAGTGAGGTTGTTAACCAGTTTCGGAGCTGTAGGGATCTAAGCGATATCGTGCCCCTGTACACACCGCGCGCACTTTATTTGAAACCAGTTGCAAAGATAAATGTGTCTGTTAATCTTCCCCAACTGAAAGTCCCAG GAAAAACAATATCAACATGGGAAGTAATGGAGAAGATACGTACCCTTATACTACCGGACGAGTTTGCGTCTCTGAAGGTAGCCAAGAGTACGCTGGAGTTTATCAGATTGGAAGGAGACTTGCAAGACAGATGCAGGCTGCAGCGCGTGCTCGCGAGGCTCGACTCGCAGCGTTTGAATCTGTCCGGATTTCCAAACATTTTGAAGGTTCGCGCGGCGGAGGTGAAGGATGACTTTCCCACCAGACACAGTTGGGATTCTTACTTCAGAGACGCCAAGCACATGAACGAACTCAAGCCCGGAGAGAGGCCAGATTGCCTGCACGTAACGGGCTTGCCCGTTAAGTGGTTTACAGAAGACGGCGCAACTGTGCCTAGCGAACCCCTGGTAGCGAAAATCTTTAAGAAATGGGGGACGCTTAGAAGAATTGATGTACCTGCTGCTGATCCTTATAGATGTAGGATGCGCCTTGGCACAAATATAAATAAGTTTAGTTACGAAGATGGGATATTTTTTGAGGCATATATTCAATATGTTGAATATATGGATTTCGTTAGAGCTATGGATGCGCTGCGCGGCATGAAACTACTTAAAAAAGAAGGAGAGAATGCATTCACGGCCGCCATTAAG ATCACTTTTGATAAAACAAAGCACATGAGTGATAGCACTATTGCTCATAGAGAATTCGAGAGGAAGCGTCTTATAGCACAGGATACAATAGCAGCCGAAAGGATTCGTAGGAAAGAGGAAGCTGAAGAGAAGCGCCGCGAAGAGCTAAA gaaaaaggaggaggctGATGCAAACGCGAAAGAAAACCGACGGCAAAAAAGAGAGGAGAAACGGAAACGGAAGGTTCTCACTATATTTCgtaaaaaagaagaagataaaGTGTCGATGAAAATTGCCAGAGAGgggcagaaattaataaaagcaCAAAGGCAACTAGAGAGCATTCGTCTACTGGACGAATTATTCGACAGAATAAAG ataaaagtggaaaataatgaaattaaaatagatGATGTGTCTAATACGGACGCAAGGAAGGAggataagaaaaatattaaagcaGATGGTGCCGTTCAGTTATTGAGTTCAGACGAAGATACGAAGGATGGGAAGAAagataagaaacttaaaaaatcgaaaaagaagaagtcgaagaaagagaagaaaaag AAGAAACGTAAGAAGGGAAAGGAGTCTGAGCACTCCGCAAGTGCGAGCGAGAACTCGGGCGCAGAAGAGCagacaaaaaagttgaaaagtgttttaaaacAAAACGTAGCATATCCGTCTTCGTCAACTG CTTCTGGCCCCTTAGAATCTCTCCCCTACCCGTCCATATATCCACGCTTTCCACAGCCGTGGTACTACGAGGCAGCACTGCCCATGATCTATCCCGCTCTGTCCAGAGGCATGCCCAGGGGTGGGCGTTTTCCACGCGGGAGAGGCAGAGGGCTTCTGTGGCGTAATGCCGGAAATGCTCGCGCGCTTCACACCTTCAATCCTCACTTGTACAACGAGCAGTATTACAAGTATTTTGCTCACTTGGTTGGTCAGGATTATCATTCATTCGAATACAGGAGTTCACGGTCGTTCAGCAGATCCAGGTCAAGATCAAAGTCAAGGACGAGATCGAAGTCGAGGTCAAGGTCACGGTCGAAATCCAGGTCTCCTTCCAGATCACGCGGTAGATCGAGATCGCGATCGAGATCAAAGTCGAGGAGTAAATCGAAGTCACGAAGTCGACGACGCAGCAGAAGCAAAAGCAGATCCCGCTcgagaagacgacgaggaagatCGAAGTCGCGGTCGAAATCTTCCACGAGGGTGAAGTCTCGGTCTCGTCGGTCGCGGTCCAGGAGGAAATCTCGTTCGACCAGTCGCTCCAAGTCCTGGAATAATACAAGAAATCGCTACAAACGTAGGCGGGACCGATCGGCATCGAAGGTGAAGATCACGAGGGCGAAGTCACGCAGCACATCACCGAAGAGAAGATCTCGAAGCAGGACCTGGTCCATGCCAAAGTCTCCCGGCAGAAGAAGCTGCTCCTGGTCGAAGGGTGTGGATCCTGTCAACGACAAAGTGGACTCTGACAAATCGGTGCCCGCGGAGCAAGCGGAAGCGGTCTCGAACAAACAAGCGCCAGAAACTTCTCAACTGGAAAACATAACATCCGACTGA